The proteins below are encoded in one region of Mauremys reevesii isolate NIE-2019 linkage group 15, ASM1616193v1, whole genome shotgun sequence:
- the LOC120382994 gene encoding zinc finger protein 345-like isoform X6, producing the protein MQENYENVISLDDGMVSENEEEDAQQGGLEKVDAQGTMPGKSKGSSPQSADVGKASEGPQKVEGQPRKPSGKRQGKSAHRGFKKFHQRSLLGHSRCHDCGKSLGFGSGFNKRPRLRSAEKPYKCNECGKCFRLSSTLITHQRRHASEKPYKCADCGKSFSVGSAFIQHQRVHTGSVKPCQCNVCGKSFSASTSLVKHQKLHLEEKPYKCDECGKGFNWNSHLERHRRIHTGEKPYTCPECGKSFSWSSHLDRHRRTHLGGEKACKCTDCGRCVGPNGTKPQRGAGGAAAAATEKPYQCPECGKGFNKSATLAKHRRSHTGDKPYKCEECGKSFGLSASLLQHQRSHAAGKPYQCGDCGKSFAWSSHLDRHRRIHMGEKPYRCGDCGKSFSQSSHLERHQRVHLGSEQPCQCTDCGKSFLASAKRRRVLSGERPCKCTDCGKSFLWGSRARPSPVAERTHKCTECGKSFTYRAENVKHQGTQTGEKPYTCPECGKSFGQNSALVKHRRMHTGEKPYKCGDCGKSFSVRSNLIKHQRTHLGEKPYKCPDCGKGFIQKSDLTKHRRMHTGEKPYKCNVCGKCFSVSSNLIKHQRIHLGEKPYQCSECGKSFIQRSELTIHQRVHTGEKPYKCPECGKCFSRSSHLNRHQRTHTGDKPSLLSTTKNSTAAAASNPLQASSAFSSASFSSPLGTSSAPLPALPSFPSSPSPISIPALSNNPLDLPWALSFPSRGFPHPSFPSPAPSGASASSLIN; encoded by the coding sequence atgatgggatggtgagtgagaatgaggaggaggatgCTCAGCAGGGAGGCCTTGAGAAGGTGGATGCCCAGGGGACGATGCCGGGCAAGTCCAAGGGGAGCTCTCCCCAGAGTGCCGATGTGGGGAAAGCCAGCGAGGGCCCGCAGAAAGTGGAAGGACAGCCGAGGAAGCCCTCAGGCAAGAGGCAGGGCAAATCCGCTCACCGTGGTTTCAAGAAGTTCCACCAGCGGAGCCTGCTGGGGCACAGCCGGTGCCATGACTGCGGCAAGAGCCTGGGCTTCGGCTCGGGCTTCAACAAGCGCCCACGTCTGCGCAGCGCCGAGAAGCCCTACAAGTGCAACGAGTGTGGCAAGTGTTTCCGGCTCAGCTCCACTCTCATCACCCACCAGCGCCGCCACGCCAGCGAGAAGCCCTACAAGTGCGCCGACTGCGGCAAGAGCTTCAGCGTGGGCTCGGCCTTCATCCAGCACCAGCGGGTCCACACTGGCAGCGTCAAGCCCTGCCAGTGCAATGTCTGCGGCAAGAGCTTCAGTGCCAGCACCAGCCTGGTCAAGCACCAGAAGCTGCACCTGGAAGAGAAGCCTTACAAGTGCGACGAGTGCGGCAAGGGCTTTAACTGGAACTCGCACCTGGAACGCCACCGGCGCATCCACACCGGCGAGAAGCCCTACACCTGCCCTGaatgtgggaagagcttcagctGGAGCTCCCACCTGGACCGCCACCGCCGCACCCACCTGGGCGGGGAGAAGGCCTGCAAGTGCACTGACTGCGGTCGTTGCGTTGGCCCCAATGGCACCAAACCCCAGCGCGGAGCaggaggagccgccgccgccgccaccgaGAAGCCCTACCAGTGCCCCGAATGTGGCAAGGGCTTCAACAAGAGTGCCACGTTGGCCAAGCACCGGCGTTCCCACACAGGCGACAAGCCCTACAAGTGCGAGGAGTGTGGCAAGAGCTTCGGGCTGAGCGCCTccctgctgcagcaccagcggaGCCACGCAGCCGGAAAGCCCTACCAGTGCGGCGACTGCGGCAAGAGCTTCGCCTGGAGTTCCCACCTGGACCGGCACCGGCGCATCCACATGGGCGAGAAGCCCTACCGCTGTGGGGACTGCGGCAAAAGCTTCTCGCAGAGCTCCCACCTGGAACGGCACCAGCGGGTGCACCTGGGCTCGGAGCAGCCCTGCCAGTGCACTGACTGCGGGAAGAGCTTCCTGGCCAGCGCCAAGCGGCGCCGCGTGCTGAGCGGGGAGCGTCCCTGCAAGTGCACCGACTGCGGGAAGAGCTTCCTGTGGGGCTCCCGCGCCAGGCCTTCCCCTGTGGCGGAGAGGACCCACAAATGCACggagtgcgggaagagcttcacCTACCGGGCGGAGAACGTCAAGCACCAGGGCACGCAGACAGGCGAAAAGCCCTACACCTGCCCTGAGTGCGGCAAGAGCTTTGGGCAGAACTCGGCCCTGGTGAAGCACCGGCGCATGCACACCGGCGAGAAGCCCTACaagtgcggggactgtgggaagagcttcagtgTCCGCTCCAACCTCATCAAGCACCAGCGCACCCACCTGGGTGAGAAGCCCTACAAGTGCCCTGACTGCGGCAAGGGCTTCATCCAGAAGTCGGACCTGACCAAGCACCGGCGCATGCAcactggggagaagccctacaagtGCAATGTCTGTGGGAAGTGCTTCAGCGTCAGCTCCAACCTCATCAAGCACCAGCGCATCCACCTGGGCGAGAAGCCCTACCAGTGCTCTGAGTGCGGCAAGAGCTTCATCCAGCGCTCGGAGCTCACCATCCACCAGCGCGTGCATACTGGCGAGAAGCCCTACAAGTGCCCCGAGTGCGGGAAGTGCTTCAGCCGCAGCTCCCACCTCAACCggcaccagcgcacccacaccggCGACAAGCCCTCACTGCTCTCCACCACCAAGAACTCCACTGCTGCCGCCGCCAGCAACCCCctgcaggcctcctctgccttctcctctgcctccttctcctccccgctGGGCacctcctctgcacccctccccgccctaccctctttcccttcctccccctcaccCATCTCCATCCCTGCCCTCTCCAACAACCCGCTGGATCTGCCCTGGGCTCTGTCCTTCCCATCCCGTGGCTTCCCCCACCCTTCCTTCCCTTCGCCTGCTCCGTCCGGGGCCTCGGCCTCATCACTGAT
- the LOC120382994 gene encoding zinc finger protein 345-like isoform X3 — MQENYENVISLAEEIAISWPRITAFAESHRRRGLVSDDGMVSENEEEDAQQGGLEKVDAQGTMPGKSKGSSPQSADVGKASEGPQKVEGQPRKPSGKRQGKSAHRGFKKFHQRSLLGHSRCHDCGKSLGFGSGFNKRPRLRSAEKPYKCNECGKCFRLSSTLITHQRRHASEKPYKCADCGKSFSVGSAFIQHQRVHTGSVKPCQCNVCGKSFSASTSLVKHQKLHLEEKPYKCDECGKGFNWNSHLERHRRIHTGEKPYTCPECGKSFSWSSHLDRHRRTHLGGEKACKCTDCGRCVGPNGTKPQRGAGGAAAAATEKPYQCPECGKGFNKSATLAKHRRSHTGDKPYKCEECGKSFGLSASLLQHQRSHAAGKPYQCGDCGKSFAWSSHLDRHRRIHMGEKPYRCGDCGKSFSQSSHLERHQRVHLGSEQPCQCTDCGKSFLASAKRRRVLSGERPCKCTDCGKSFLWGSRARPSPVAERTHKCTECGKSFTYRAENVKHQGTQTGEKPYTCPECGKSFGQNSALVKHRRMHTGEKPYKCGDCGKSFSVRSNLIKHQRTHLGEKPYKCPDCGKGFIQKSDLTKHRRMHTGEKPYKCNVCGKCFSVSSNLIKHQRIHLGEKPYQCSECGKSFIQRSELTIHQRVHTGEKPYKCPECGKCFSRSSHLNRHQRTHTGDKPSLLSTTKNSTAAAASNPLQASSAFSSASFSSPLGTSSAPLPALPSFPSSPSPISIPALSNNPLDLPWALSFPSRGFPHPSFPSPAPSGASASSLIN, encoded by the coding sequence atgatgggatggtgagtgagaatgaggaggaggatgCTCAGCAGGGAGGCCTTGAGAAGGTGGATGCCCAGGGGACGATGCCGGGCAAGTCCAAGGGGAGCTCTCCCCAGAGTGCCGATGTGGGGAAAGCCAGCGAGGGCCCGCAGAAAGTGGAAGGACAGCCGAGGAAGCCCTCAGGCAAGAGGCAGGGCAAATCCGCTCACCGTGGTTTCAAGAAGTTCCACCAGCGGAGCCTGCTGGGGCACAGCCGGTGCCATGACTGCGGCAAGAGCCTGGGCTTCGGCTCGGGCTTCAACAAGCGCCCACGTCTGCGCAGCGCCGAGAAGCCCTACAAGTGCAACGAGTGTGGCAAGTGTTTCCGGCTCAGCTCCACTCTCATCACCCACCAGCGCCGCCACGCCAGCGAGAAGCCCTACAAGTGCGCCGACTGCGGCAAGAGCTTCAGCGTGGGCTCGGCCTTCATCCAGCACCAGCGGGTCCACACTGGCAGCGTCAAGCCCTGCCAGTGCAATGTCTGCGGCAAGAGCTTCAGTGCCAGCACCAGCCTGGTCAAGCACCAGAAGCTGCACCTGGAAGAGAAGCCTTACAAGTGCGACGAGTGCGGCAAGGGCTTTAACTGGAACTCGCACCTGGAACGCCACCGGCGCATCCACACCGGCGAGAAGCCCTACACCTGCCCTGaatgtgggaagagcttcagctGGAGCTCCCACCTGGACCGCCACCGCCGCACCCACCTGGGCGGGGAGAAGGCCTGCAAGTGCACTGACTGCGGTCGTTGCGTTGGCCCCAATGGCACCAAACCCCAGCGCGGAGCaggaggagccgccgccgccgccaccgaGAAGCCCTACCAGTGCCCCGAATGTGGCAAGGGCTTCAACAAGAGTGCCACGTTGGCCAAGCACCGGCGTTCCCACACAGGCGACAAGCCCTACAAGTGCGAGGAGTGTGGCAAGAGCTTCGGGCTGAGCGCCTccctgctgcagcaccagcggaGCCACGCAGCCGGAAAGCCCTACCAGTGCGGCGACTGCGGCAAGAGCTTCGCCTGGAGTTCCCACCTGGACCGGCACCGGCGCATCCACATGGGCGAGAAGCCCTACCGCTGTGGGGACTGCGGCAAAAGCTTCTCGCAGAGCTCCCACCTGGAACGGCACCAGCGGGTGCACCTGGGCTCGGAGCAGCCCTGCCAGTGCACTGACTGCGGGAAGAGCTTCCTGGCCAGCGCCAAGCGGCGCCGCGTGCTGAGCGGGGAGCGTCCCTGCAAGTGCACCGACTGCGGGAAGAGCTTCCTGTGGGGCTCCCGCGCCAGGCCTTCCCCTGTGGCGGAGAGGACCCACAAATGCACggagtgcgggaagagcttcacCTACCGGGCGGAGAACGTCAAGCACCAGGGCACGCAGACAGGCGAAAAGCCCTACACCTGCCCTGAGTGCGGCAAGAGCTTTGGGCAGAACTCGGCCCTGGTGAAGCACCGGCGCATGCACACCGGCGAGAAGCCCTACaagtgcggggactgtgggaagagcttcagtgTCCGCTCCAACCTCATCAAGCACCAGCGCACCCACCTGGGTGAGAAGCCCTACAAGTGCCCTGACTGCGGCAAGGGCTTCATCCAGAAGTCGGACCTGACCAAGCACCGGCGCATGCAcactggggagaagccctacaagtGCAATGTCTGTGGGAAGTGCTTCAGCGTCAGCTCCAACCTCATCAAGCACCAGCGCATCCACCTGGGCGAGAAGCCCTACCAGTGCTCTGAGTGCGGCAAGAGCTTCATCCAGCGCTCGGAGCTCACCATCCACCAGCGCGTGCATACTGGCGAGAAGCCCTACAAGTGCCCCGAGTGCGGGAAGTGCTTCAGCCGCAGCTCCCACCTCAACCggcaccagcgcacccacaccggCGACAAGCCCTCACTGCTCTCCACCACCAAGAACTCCACTGCTGCCGCCGCCAGCAACCCCctgcaggcctcctctgccttctcctctgcctccttctcctccccgctGGGCacctcctctgcacccctccccgccctaccctctttcccttcctccccctcaccCATCTCCATCCCTGCCCTCTCCAACAACCCGCTGGATCTGCCCTGGGCTCTGTCCTTCCCATCCCGTGGCTTCCCCCACCCTTCCTTCCCTTCGCCTGCTCCGTCCGGGGCCTCGGCCTCATCACTGAT
- the LOC120382994 gene encoding zinc finger protein 345-like isoform X7 gives MVSENEEEDAQQGGLEKVDAQGTMPGKSKGSSPQSADVGKASEGPQKVEGQPRKPSGKRQGKSAHRGFKKFHQRSLLGHSRCHDCGKSLGFGSGFNKRPRLRSAEKPYKCNECGKCFRLSSTLITHQRRHASEKPYKCADCGKSFSVGSAFIQHQRVHTGSVKPCQCNVCGKSFSASTSLVKHQKLHLEEKPYKCDECGKGFNWNSHLERHRRIHTGEKPYTCPECGKSFSWSSHLDRHRRTHLGGEKACKCTDCGRCVGPNGTKPQRGAGGAAAAATEKPYQCPECGKGFNKSATLAKHRRSHTGDKPYKCEECGKSFGLSASLLQHQRSHAAGKPYQCGDCGKSFAWSSHLDRHRRIHMGEKPYRCGDCGKSFSQSSHLERHQRVHLGSEQPCQCTDCGKSFLASAKRRRVLSGERPCKCTDCGKSFLWGSRARPSPVAERTHKCTECGKSFTYRAENVKHQGTQTGEKPYTCPECGKSFGQNSALVKHRRMHTGEKPYKCGDCGKSFSVRSNLIKHQRTHLGEKPYKCPDCGKGFIQKSDLTKHRRMHTGEKPYKCNVCGKCFSVSSNLIKHQRIHLGEKPYQCSECGKSFIQRSELTIHQRVHTGEKPYKCPECGKCFSRSSHLNRHQRTHTGDKPSLLSTTKNSTAAAASNPLQASSAFSSASFSSPLGTSSAPLPALPSFPSSPSPISIPALSNNPLDLPWALSFPSRGFPHPSFPSPAPSGASASSLIN, from the coding sequence atggtgagtgagaatgaggaggaggatgCTCAGCAGGGAGGCCTTGAGAAGGTGGATGCCCAGGGGACGATGCCGGGCAAGTCCAAGGGGAGCTCTCCCCAGAGTGCCGATGTGGGGAAAGCCAGCGAGGGCCCGCAGAAAGTGGAAGGACAGCCGAGGAAGCCCTCAGGCAAGAGGCAGGGCAAATCCGCTCACCGTGGTTTCAAGAAGTTCCACCAGCGGAGCCTGCTGGGGCACAGCCGGTGCCATGACTGCGGCAAGAGCCTGGGCTTCGGCTCGGGCTTCAACAAGCGCCCACGTCTGCGCAGCGCCGAGAAGCCCTACAAGTGCAACGAGTGTGGCAAGTGTTTCCGGCTCAGCTCCACTCTCATCACCCACCAGCGCCGCCACGCCAGCGAGAAGCCCTACAAGTGCGCCGACTGCGGCAAGAGCTTCAGCGTGGGCTCGGCCTTCATCCAGCACCAGCGGGTCCACACTGGCAGCGTCAAGCCCTGCCAGTGCAATGTCTGCGGCAAGAGCTTCAGTGCCAGCACCAGCCTGGTCAAGCACCAGAAGCTGCACCTGGAAGAGAAGCCTTACAAGTGCGACGAGTGCGGCAAGGGCTTTAACTGGAACTCGCACCTGGAACGCCACCGGCGCATCCACACCGGCGAGAAGCCCTACACCTGCCCTGaatgtgggaagagcttcagctGGAGCTCCCACCTGGACCGCCACCGCCGCACCCACCTGGGCGGGGAGAAGGCCTGCAAGTGCACTGACTGCGGTCGTTGCGTTGGCCCCAATGGCACCAAACCCCAGCGCGGAGCaggaggagccgccgccgccgccaccgaGAAGCCCTACCAGTGCCCCGAATGTGGCAAGGGCTTCAACAAGAGTGCCACGTTGGCCAAGCACCGGCGTTCCCACACAGGCGACAAGCCCTACAAGTGCGAGGAGTGTGGCAAGAGCTTCGGGCTGAGCGCCTccctgctgcagcaccagcggaGCCACGCAGCCGGAAAGCCCTACCAGTGCGGCGACTGCGGCAAGAGCTTCGCCTGGAGTTCCCACCTGGACCGGCACCGGCGCATCCACATGGGCGAGAAGCCCTACCGCTGTGGGGACTGCGGCAAAAGCTTCTCGCAGAGCTCCCACCTGGAACGGCACCAGCGGGTGCACCTGGGCTCGGAGCAGCCCTGCCAGTGCACTGACTGCGGGAAGAGCTTCCTGGCCAGCGCCAAGCGGCGCCGCGTGCTGAGCGGGGAGCGTCCCTGCAAGTGCACCGACTGCGGGAAGAGCTTCCTGTGGGGCTCCCGCGCCAGGCCTTCCCCTGTGGCGGAGAGGACCCACAAATGCACggagtgcgggaagagcttcacCTACCGGGCGGAGAACGTCAAGCACCAGGGCACGCAGACAGGCGAAAAGCCCTACACCTGCCCTGAGTGCGGCAAGAGCTTTGGGCAGAACTCGGCCCTGGTGAAGCACCGGCGCATGCACACCGGCGAGAAGCCCTACaagtgcggggactgtgggaagagcttcagtgTCCGCTCCAACCTCATCAAGCACCAGCGCACCCACCTGGGTGAGAAGCCCTACAAGTGCCCTGACTGCGGCAAGGGCTTCATCCAGAAGTCGGACCTGACCAAGCACCGGCGCATGCAcactggggagaagccctacaagtGCAATGTCTGTGGGAAGTGCTTCAGCGTCAGCTCCAACCTCATCAAGCACCAGCGCATCCACCTGGGCGAGAAGCCCTACCAGTGCTCTGAGTGCGGCAAGAGCTTCATCCAGCGCTCGGAGCTCACCATCCACCAGCGCGTGCATACTGGCGAGAAGCCCTACAAGTGCCCCGAGTGCGGGAAGTGCTTCAGCCGCAGCTCCCACCTCAACCggcaccagcgcacccacaccggCGACAAGCCCTCACTGCTCTCCACCACCAAGAACTCCACTGCTGCCGCCGCCAGCAACCCCctgcaggcctcctctgccttctcctctgcctccttctcctccccgctGGGCacctcctctgcacccctccccgccctaccctctttcccttcctccccctcaccCATCTCCATCCCTGCCCTCTCCAACAACCCGCTGGATCTGCCCTGGGCTCTGTCCTTCCCATCCCGTGGCTTCCCCCACCCTTCCTTCCCTTCGCCTGCTCCGTCCGGGGCCTCGGCCTCATCACTGAT